A window from Macaca fascicularis isolate 582-1 chromosome 20, T2T-MFA8v1.1 encodes these proteins:
- the KCNG4 gene encoding voltage-gated potassium channel regulatory subunit KCNG4 — MPMPSGDRGLHPRHHHYGSHSPWSQLLSSPVKMPSIKGLYYRRVRKVGALDASPVDLKKEILINVGGRRYRLPWSTLDQFPLSRLSKLRLCRSYEEIAQLCDDYDEDNREFFFDRSPSAFGVIVSFLAAGKLVLLQEMCALSFQEELAYWGIEEAHLERCCLRKLLRKLEELEELAKLHREEVLRQQRETRRPASHSSRWGLCMNRLREMVENPQSGLPGKVFACLSILFVATTAVSLCVSTMPDLRAEEDQGECSRKCYYIFIVETVCVAWFSLEFCLRFVQAQDKCQFFQGPLNIIDILAISPYYVSLAVSEESPEDGERPSGSSYLEKVGLVLRVLRALRILYVMRLARHSLGLQTLGLTVRRCTREFGLLLLFLAVAVTLFSPLVYVAEKESGRVLEFTSIPASYWWAIISMTTVGYGDMVPRSVPGQMVALSSILSGILIMAFPATSIFHTFSHSYLELKKEQEQLQARLRHLQSAGPASECELLDPHMASEHELMNDVNDLILEGPALPIMHM; from the exons ATGCCCATGCCTTCCGGAGACCGGGGCCTGCATCCCAGACACCACCACTATGGTTCCCACAGCCCTTGGAGTCAGCTCCTGTCCAGCCCGGTGAAGATGCCGTCCATCAAGGGCCTTTACTACCGCAGGGTGCGGAAGGTGGGCGCCCTGGACGCCTCCCCGGTGGACCTGAAGAAGGAGATCCTGATCAACGTGGGGGGCAGGAGGTATCGCCTCCCCTGGAGCACGCTAGACCAGTTCCCGCTGAGCCGCCTGAGCAAACTCAGGCTCTGTCGGAGCTACGAGGAGATCGCGCAGCTCTGCGATGATTACGACGAGGACAACCGGGAGTTCTTCTTTGACAGGAGCCCCAGCGCCTTCGGGGTGATCGTGAGCTTCCTGGCGGCCGGGAAGCTGGTGCTGCTGCAGGAGATGTGCGCGCTGTCCTTCCAGGAGGAGCTGGCCTACTGGGGCATCGAGGAGGCCCACCTGGAGAGGTGCTGCCTGCGGAAGCTGCTGAGGAAgctggaggagctggaggagctggCCAAGCTGCACAGGGAGGAGGTTCTGCGGCAGCAGAGGGAGACACGCCGCCCTGCCTCGCACTCCTCGCGCTGGGGCCTCTGCATGAACCGACTGCGCGAGATGGTGGAAAACCCGCAGTCCGGGCTGCCTGGGAAGGTCTTCGCTTGCCTCTCCATCCTCTTCGTGGCCACCACCGCCGTCAGCCTGTGCGTCAGCACCATGCCGGACCTCAGGGCGGAGGAGGACCAG GGCGAATGCTCTCGGAAGTGCTACTATATTTTCATCGTGGAGACCGTCTGCGTGGCCTGGTTCTCTCTGGAGTTCTGCCTGCGGTTTGTCCAGGCCCAAGACAAGTGTCAGTTCTTCCAGGGGCCCCTGAACATCATCGACATCCTGGCCATCTCCCCATACTATGTGTCACTGGCGGTGTCTGAGGAGTCCCCGGAGGATGGCGAGAGGCCGAGTGGGAGCTCCTACCTGGAGAAGGTGGGGCTGGTCCTGCGTGTGCTGCGGGCACTGCGCATCCTCTACGTGATGCGCCTGGCCCGCCACTCGCTGGGGCTGCAGACGCTGGGGCTCACTGTGCGCCGCTGCACACGTGAGTTCGGCCTGCTCCTTCTCTTCCTGGCCGTGGCCGTCACCCTATTCTCCCCTTTGGTCTACGTGGCCGAGAAGGAGTCAGGGCGGGTGCTGGAGTTCACCAGCATCCCTGCCTCCTATTGGTGGGCCATCATCTCCATGACAACGGTGGGCTACGGGGACATGGTGCCCCGCAGTGTGCCAGGCCAGATGGTGGCCCTCAGCAGCATCCTGAGCGGGATCCTCATCATGGCCTTCCCGGCCACGTCTATCTTCCACACCTTCTCCCACTCCTACCTGGAGCTCAAGAAGGAGCAGGAGCAGCTTCAGGCCCGTCTCCGCCACCTCCAAAGCGCTGGTCCGGCCAGTGAATGTGAACTCCTGGACCCCCACATGGCCAGTGAACATGAGCTCATGAACGATGTCAATGACCTCATCCTGGAGGGCCCAGCCTTGCCTATCATGCACATGTAA